One Nerophis lumbriciformis linkage group LG21, RoL_Nlum_v2.1, whole genome shotgun sequence DNA segment encodes these proteins:
- the cap1 gene encoding adenylyl cyclase-associated protein 1 encodes MAELVNLVQRLEVAVGRLETMSGPGSSNGGSAGGVVSAYVEAFDEIINGPVTQYYSLSQQIGGDVLKHAEMMKQAFSSQRQLLITASSAQKPSDAILTSLLQPVSKCIQQVQAFREQNRTSQHFNHLSAVSESVPALGWVAMDPKPCPYVKEMQDAAMFYTNRVLKEYKEKDKKHVDWVRAYVSIWTEMQSYIKQHHTTGLSWSKTGPLATAAAAPPSAPGGCPPPPPPGPPPPPISETSGENDALSRNALFESINKGADITRGLRHVKDDQKTHKNPDLRSQAAPVRTGPKPFSSPSSRPSASATPTRTLPPVLELDGKKWKVENQENVPNLVISDTELKQVVYAFKCNKSTLTVKGKINSIILDNCKKMGLVFENVVGIVDIINCKDVKIQVLGKVPTISINKTDGCHVYLSKDSLKCEIVSAKSSEMNVLIPKKDGDFTELPVPEQFKTVWDGQKLVTTTTEIAG; translated from the exons ATGGCAGAGTTGGTGAATCTGGTACAGCGGCTGGAGGTTGCAGTGGGCCGCCTGGAGACTATGTCAGGGCCCGGTAGCAGCAATGGAGGGTCTGCTGGTGGAG tgGTATCAGCCTATGTTGAGGCCTTTGACGAGATCATCAATGGCCCTGTGACTCAATACTACTCTTTGAGCCAGCAGATAGGCGGGGATGTCCTGAAACAT GCAGAAATGATGAAGCAGGCATTCTCTAGTCAGAGACAACTTCTCATCACGGCCTCCTCTGCGCAGAAGCCCTCTGAT GCGATTTTGACCAGCCTTCTGCAGCCGGTGTCCAaatgcatccagcaggtgcaGGCGTTCCGCGAGCAGAACCGTACGTCTCAACACTTCAACCACCTTTCCGCCGTCAGCGAGAGCGTGCCTGCCCTGGGATGGGTCGCTATG GACCCAAAGCCATGCCCGTATGTAAAAGAGATGCAGGATGCAGCCATGTTCTACACCAACCGTGTGCTCAAGGAATACAAGGAAAA GGACAAGAAGCATGTGGACTGGGTGCGAGCATATGTGTCCATCTGGACCGAAATGCAGAGTTACATCAAGCAGCACCACACCACCGGTCTGTCTTGGAGCAAGACC GGCCCATTGGCAACAGCCGCTGCAGCCCCTCCCAGTGCGCCTGGCGGATGCCCTCCCCCACCCCCTCCTGGTCCACCTCCTCCTCCAATCAGCGAAACCTCTGGCGAAAATGATGCCCTCAGTCGCAACGCGTTGTTCGAGTCCATCAACAAAGGAGCGGACATCACCAGGG GCCTCCGGCATGTTAAGGATGATCAAAAGACCCACAAGAATCCTGATTTAAGATCTCAGGCGGCTCCTGTCCGCACCGGACCAAAGCCCTTTAGCTCCCCCTCCTCTCGACCCTCTGCGTCGGCTACCCCGACGCGCACGCTTCCTCCTGTTTTGGAGCTGGATGGAAAGAAGTGGAAAGTG GAGAACCAAGAAAATGTACCGAATCTGGTGATCAGTGACACTGAGCTGAAGCAGGTGGTTTACGCTTTCAAGTGTAATAAGAGCACTCTGACCGTCAAGGGCAAAATCAACTCCATCATTCTTG ATAACTGTAAGAAAATGGGGTTGGTGTTTGAGAACGTCGTGGGCATTGTTGATATCATAAACTGCAAGGATGTCAAGATCCAG GTTCTGGGTAAGGTCCCTACCATCTCCATCAACAAGACTGATGGCTGCCATGTGTACCTGAGCAAGGACTCGCTCAAATGTGAGATCGTCAGCGCCAAGAGCTCGGAGATGAACGTCCTGATCCCCAAAAAAGATGGCGATTTT ACGGAGCTTCCAGTTCCTGAGCAGTTCAAGACCGTCTGGGACGGCCAGAAGCTCGTCACCACGACAACCGAGATTGCGGGATAG